From a region of the Mauremys mutica isolate MM-2020 ecotype Southern chromosome 12, ASM2049712v1, whole genome shotgun sequence genome:
- the LOC123345412 gene encoding zinc finger protein OZF-like isoform X1, with protein MLDAAGERMVSENKEGNPQQEGPEHVDPGEMISGSSEGDVSQCAEQGEARESQCNAERQQRNHARENQCKSTHRSQVVKKIKETVQKRIPSGDRPHTCSFCGKSFCWRSAFISHQRTHTGNRPYKCNKCGRSFSQSSTLTIHQRIHTGERPYRCNECGKSFSRRGNLLAHQRIHTGERPYRCNECGKSFSQNAYLLSHQRTHMKEKPYVCSECGKSFSHSSQLLLHQRIHTGERPYICNECGKSFSLSSHLLSHQRIHTGERPYRCNECGKSFSRRGNLLLHQRTHTGERPFKCPTCGESFVQLLKLVRHQRIHTGEKPYKCNECGKNFGDKSHFNKHQRVHIGEKPFKCPECGKSFGSSSDLIIHQRIHTGEKPYKCIECGRSFGRSSDLTRHQRKHTGEKPYKCPNCGKSFSDSSALTKHRRIHRGERPYRCKECGKSFRHISNLLLHHRTHTGERPYNCPDCGKSFSRSSNVITHQRIHTGEKPFKCPECGKNFSTRSALTAHQRIHSRVRPLSMS; from the exons ATGCTGGATGCAG CAGGTGAgaggatggtgagtgagaacaaGGAGGGGAATCCTCAACAGGAAGGTCCTGAGCATGTGGATCCAGGTGAGATGATATCAGGAAGTTCTGAAGGGGATGTTTCTCAGTGTGCTGAGCAGGGAGAAGCCCGTGAAAGTCAGTGCAATGCAGAGAGGCAGCAGAGAAACCATGCAAGGGAGAACCAGTGTAAATCTACTCACAGGAGCCAAGTGGTCAAGAAAATCAAAGAAACTGTTCAAAAGAGAATCCCCAGTGGAGACAGACCCCATACATGCAGtttctgtgggaaaagcttctgctGGAGATCAGCCTTTATTAGTcaccagagaacccacacaggaaaCAGACCCTACAAATGCAACAAGTGTGGGagaagctttagtcagagctcaacTCTCACGAttcaccagagaatccacactggggagagaccctacagatgcaatgagtgtgggaaaagctttagtcggcgTGGAAACCTTCtagcacatcagagaatccacaccggggagaGACCCTACAGAtgcaatgagtgtgggaaaagctttagtcagaatGCATACCTTCTatcacatcagagaacccacatgAAGGAGAAACCCTATGTATGcagtgaatgtgggaaaagctttagtcataGCTCACAACTTCTAttgcaccagagaatccacacgggggagagacccTACATATGcaatgaatgtgggaaaagctttagtctgAGCTCACACCTTCTAtcgcaccagagaatccacacgggggagagacccTACAGATGCaacgagtgtgggaaaagctttagtcggcgTGGAAACCTTCTCttacatcagagaacccacacaggggagagaccttTCAAATGTCCGACGTGTGGGGAAAGCTTTGTTCAGCTCTTGAAACTTGTtagacaccagagaatccacactggagagaaaccgtATAAGTgtaatgagtgtgggaaaaacttcggTGACAAATCACATTTTAATAAAcatcagagagtccacatagGAGAAAAGCCCTTTAAGTGccctgaatgtgggaaaagctttggtTCAAGCTCAGATCTTATTATACAccagagaattcacacaggggagaaaccctataaatgcatTGAGTGTGGGAGAAGCTTTGGTCGAAGCTCAGACCTCACTAGACATCAGAGAaaacacacaggagagaagccctacaaatGCCccaactgtgggaaaagcttcagtgacaGTTCTGCCCTCACTAAACACCGgagaatccacagaggggagagACCCTACAGATGCaaggagtgtgggaaaagctttcgtCACATCTCAAACCTTCTATTGCATCacagaacccacacaggagagcgacCCTATAATTGtcctgactgtgggaaaagcttcagtcgaaGTTCAAATGTTATTACTCACCAGAGAAtacacacaggggagaaaccctttaaatgccctgaatgtgggaaaaacttcagtaCACGTTCAGCCcttactgcacatcagagaatACATAGCAGAGTGAGACCCTTATCAATGTcttga
- the LOC123345412 gene encoding zinc finger protein OZF-like isoform X2, whose protein sequence is MVSENKEGNPQQEGPEHVDPGEMISGSSEGDVSQCAEQGEARESQCNAERQQRNHARENQCKSTHRSQVVKKIKETVQKRIPSGDRPHTCSFCGKSFCWRSAFISHQRTHTGNRPYKCNKCGRSFSQSSTLTIHQRIHTGERPYRCNECGKSFSRRGNLLAHQRIHTGERPYRCNECGKSFSQNAYLLSHQRTHMKEKPYVCSECGKSFSHSSQLLLHQRIHTGERPYICNECGKSFSLSSHLLSHQRIHTGERPYRCNECGKSFSRRGNLLLHQRTHTGERPFKCPTCGESFVQLLKLVRHQRIHTGEKPYKCNECGKNFGDKSHFNKHQRVHIGEKPFKCPECGKSFGSSSDLIIHQRIHTGEKPYKCIECGRSFGRSSDLTRHQRKHTGEKPYKCPNCGKSFSDSSALTKHRRIHRGERPYRCKECGKSFRHISNLLLHHRTHTGERPYNCPDCGKSFSRSSNVITHQRIHTGEKPFKCPECGKNFSTRSALTAHQRIHSRVRPLSMS, encoded by the coding sequence atggtgagtgagaacaaGGAGGGGAATCCTCAACAGGAAGGTCCTGAGCATGTGGATCCAGGTGAGATGATATCAGGAAGTTCTGAAGGGGATGTTTCTCAGTGTGCTGAGCAGGGAGAAGCCCGTGAAAGTCAGTGCAATGCAGAGAGGCAGCAGAGAAACCATGCAAGGGAGAACCAGTGTAAATCTACTCACAGGAGCCAAGTGGTCAAGAAAATCAAAGAAACTGTTCAAAAGAGAATCCCCAGTGGAGACAGACCCCATACATGCAGtttctgtgggaaaagcttctgctGGAGATCAGCCTTTATTAGTcaccagagaacccacacaggaaaCAGACCCTACAAATGCAACAAGTGTGGGagaagctttagtcagagctcaacTCTCACGAttcaccagagaatccacactggggagagaccctacagatgcaatgagtgtgggaaaagctttagtcggcgTGGAAACCTTCtagcacatcagagaatccacaccggggagaGACCCTACAGAtgcaatgagtgtgggaaaagctttagtcagaatGCATACCTTCTatcacatcagagaacccacatgAAGGAGAAACCCTATGTATGcagtgaatgtgggaaaagctttagtcataGCTCACAACTTCTAttgcaccagagaatccacacgggggagagacccTACATATGcaatgaatgtgggaaaagctttagtctgAGCTCACACCTTCTAtcgcaccagagaatccacacgggggagagacccTACAGATGCaacgagtgtgggaaaagctttagtcggcgTGGAAACCTTCTCttacatcagagaacccacacaggggagagaccttTCAAATGTCCGACGTGTGGGGAAAGCTTTGTTCAGCTCTTGAAACTTGTtagacaccagagaatccacactggagagaaaccgtATAAGTgtaatgagtgtgggaaaaacttcggTGACAAATCACATTTTAATAAAcatcagagagtccacatagGAGAAAAGCCCTTTAAGTGccctgaatgtgggaaaagctttggtTCAAGCTCAGATCTTATTATACAccagagaattcacacaggggagaaaccctataaatgcatTGAGTGTGGGAGAAGCTTTGGTCGAAGCTCAGACCTCACTAGACATCAGAGAaaacacacaggagagaagccctacaaatGCCccaactgtgggaaaagcttcagtgacaGTTCTGCCCTCACTAAACACCGgagaatccacagaggggagagACCCTACAGATGCaaggagtgtgggaaaagctttcgtCACATCTCAAACCTTCTATTGCATCacagaacccacacaggagagcgacCCTATAATTGtcctgactgtgggaaaagcttcagtcgaaGTTCAAATGTTATTACTCACCAGAGAAtacacacaggggagaaaccctttaaatgccctgaatgtgggaaaaacttcagtaCACGTTCAGCCcttactgcacatcagagaatACATAGCAGAGTGAGACCCTTATCAATGTcttga